A genome region from Fibrobacter sp. UWR4 includes the following:
- a CDS encoding MATE family efflux transporter translates to MQKSVQVKDRSLLSLSWPLFLTFGIATCQPMMDSWFLARTSETAAAGVGALGPILGAIFMAITAFSQAGASIASQFMGAERPRQAGTTQTMVLLGSLLLGIAIMLVTLPLSHNIVSWMGLTGDAATYGYEFLYIVSFGFAFRSLQTTLTSLIATHGLTGWNLIGNVITIVSNAIMNVIFLNGYLGLPKMGVKGVALATMLSWFISSVVLYVILKYKIHHKIRNTDFKRSRVILPDWIRIGVPAAVEPVSFQIFQVVLTAIIVHLGITAMTARIFSANFAMLAVILSVGLSSGNQILVAHLVGAHDFDKANRRLHQSLAAGCSSGLIVAILVALCGTKLMSFYTLDPEIQRLGQICLWCDVALQPFKAANMTITAALRAAGDSKFPAIVGSTMMWTCGLGTALLLGFVLDMGLAGIWLGMAADEFYRSIVNYIRWRKGNWKTLGVV, encoded by the coding sequence ATGCAAAAGTCCGTGCAAGTAAAAGACCGTTCCCTTTTGAGCCTTTCCTGGCCCTTATTCCTCACCTTTGGAATTGCTACCTGCCAGCCCATGATGGATAGCTGGTTCCTGGCCAGAACCTCGGAAACGGCGGCAGCGGGCGTTGGCGCCCTGGGCCCCATTCTCGGAGCCATTTTCATGGCCATTACCGCCTTTTCCCAGGCAGGGGCCAGTATCGCCTCCCAGTTCATGGGCGCAGAACGCCCCCGCCAGGCAGGTACCACCCAGACCATGGTCCTGCTAGGCAGCCTCCTTCTGGGGATAGCCATCATGCTGGTCACACTCCCCCTGTCTCACAACATCGTAAGCTGGATGGGACTTACCGGTGACGCGGCCACTTACGGTTACGAATTCCTGTATATCGTCTCCTTCGGGTTTGCATTCCGTTCCCTGCAGACCACCCTCACGTCTTTAATCGCGACCCACGGACTTACCGGCTGGAACCTGATCGGAAACGTCATCACCATCGTTTCCAACGCCATCATGAACGTAATCTTCCTGAACGGATACCTGGGACTTCCCAAGATGGGCGTGAAGGGTGTGGCTCTTGCCACTATGCTTTCCTGGTTTATTTCCAGCGTGGTACTGTACGTAATCCTGAAGTACAAAATCCATCACAAGATTCGCAACACGGACTTCAAACGTTCCCGCGTGATTTTGCCGGACTGGATCCGCATTGGCGTCCCTGCAGCCGTGGAGCCTGTCAGCTTCCAGATTTTCCAGGTGGTCCTGACCGCCATCATCGTACACCTGGGCATTACCGCCATGACGGCGCGAATCTTCAGTGCAAACTTCGCCATGTTGGCAGTGATCCTAAGTGTCGGCCTCAGCAGCGGAAACCAGATTCTGGTGGCCCACCTGGTAGGCGCCCACGATTTTGACAAGGCCAACAGGCGTCTGCACCAGAGCCTTGCAGCAGGTTGCAGCAGCGGTCTTATCGTTGCAATCCTCGTCGCTCTCTGCGGAACAAAGCTGATGTCCTTTTATACGCTGGACCCTGAAATCCAGCGTCTGGGTCAAATTTGTCTCTGGTGCGATGTGGCCCTGCAGCCCTTCAAGGCCGCCAATATGACTATTACAGCGGCGCTACGTGCAGCAGGCGATTCCAAGTTCCCGGCCATCGTAGGCTCCACCATGATGTGGACTTGCGGTCTAGGCACCGCTCTGCTCCTGGGATTCGTCCTGGATATGGGACTGGCAGGAATCTGGCTGGGCATGGCCGCAGACGAATTCTACCGTTCTATCGTGAATTACATCCGCTGGCGCAAAGGCAACTGGAAAACCCTAGGCGTCGTCTAA
- a CDS encoding cellulase family glycosylhydrolase: MKTMFGMGLAFLALSSMAFGRIGPVSQYGQLQAGKAGSKGQIYGACKGVTAGNEVQVQGMSLFWSISEKDGGQFWTKDIVDGLVQKQNIQIIRAPMGVDEDWNEGNYFTKPDYYGGLMDNVVQAAIDNDIYVIIDYHSHKAHENPDNAKKFFETMASKWGKYDNVIFEIYNEPTSASWGSVKSYAETVLSVIRKYSDNLVVVGNHDWDQHPDDAIGNAINDKNVAYTFHFYAGEDQWRHTIDNQGANAEKAMNAGLSVFVTEWGTSAPSGNGGFNTSYSTQWVNWMNQHKLSGANWSVSTKGETASYFSGSAWSYSQSGSWVNENIFSKLPKSYTACDGYVAPVPQSSASVAKSSSSVAPKSSSSQVQPSSSASVVPGNLNVSGSLTQMVAKGGSLQTVTISGVTFYSRDTWNLHFLQIPQQATNGTVTISGSIPDYIEEGSFEETLTVNGQPVTLKLTVVAAGTVIPSSTSTAPVASSSSQGSQAVGSIAGRVQVDVKLQGRSLQISGADRVNMVMFDMQGRPVVNVQNVQGGVALDNLATGSYIVMLHMGSSSVMKRITLK; the protein is encoded by the coding sequence ATGAAGACGATGTTTGGTATGGGTCTTGCATTCTTGGCCCTTTCTTCCATGGCTTTTGGCCGTATCGGCCCCGTAAGTCAGTATGGTCAACTTCAAGCTGGTAAGGCTGGCTCCAAGGGGCAGATTTATGGCGCCTGTAAGGGTGTTACTGCCGGTAACGAAGTGCAAGTACAGGGCATGAGCCTGTTCTGGTCTATTTCCGAAAAGGATGGCGGTCAGTTCTGGACCAAGGATATCGTGGATGGCCTGGTACAGAAACAGAATATCCAGATTATTCGTGCTCCCATGGGCGTGGATGAAGACTGGAACGAAGGCAACTATTTTACCAAGCCTGATTATTATGGCGGCTTGATGGACAATGTGGTCCAGGCCGCCATTGACAATGATATTTACGTCATTATTGATTACCATTCCCACAAGGCTCATGAGAATCCGGATAATGCCAAGAAGTTCTTTGAAACGATGGCTTCCAAGTGGGGTAAGTACGATAACGTGATTTTTGAAATTTATAATGAACCGACCAGCGCTTCCTGGGGTTCTGTGAAGTCCTATGCGGAAACGGTTCTGTCCGTGATCCGTAAGTATTCCGATAACCTGGTGGTGGTTGGTAACCATGACTGGGACCAGCATCCCGATGATGCTATCGGAAATGCAATTAACGACAAGAATGTGGCATACACTTTCCATTTCTATGCCGGTGAAGATCAGTGGCGTCACACCATTGATAACCAGGGTGCCAATGCGGAAAAGGCTATGAATGCGGGTCTTTCCGTGTTCGTTACGGAATGGGGAACTTCTGCTCCTAGCGGTAATGGCGGTTTCAATACTTCTTATAGTACCCAGTGGGTAAATTGGATGAACCAGCATAAGCTTTCCGGTGCAAACTGGTCCGTTTCCACCAAGGGTGAAACTGCTTCCTATTTCAGTGGCAGCGCCTGGTCCTATTCCCAGAGTGGAAGCTGGGTAAACGAGAACATTTTCTCCAAACTGCCCAAATCCTATACGGCCTGTGATGGCTATGTGGCTCCTGTTCCCCAGTCTAGCGCCAGTGTTGCCAAGTCCAGCAGTTCCGTGGCTCCCAAGTCCTCTAGTAGCCAGGTGCAACCGTCATCCAGCGCATCTGTGGTGCCTGGTAACTTGAACGTGTCCGGCAGCTTGACCCAGATGGTTGCAAAGGGTGGTTCTCTCCAGACAGTCACCATTTCCGGTGTGACTTTCTATTCTCGCGATACCTGGAATCTTCACTTCCTGCAGATTCCTCAGCAGGCTACTAACGGTACCGTAACTATTTCTGGTTCTATCCCCGACTATATCGAGGAGGGCTCTTTTGAAGAAACCTTGACGGTGAATGGCCAGCCCGTTACTCTCAAGTTGACCGTGGTTGCGGCTGGAACGGTTATCCCGTCCAGTACTTCCACCGCTCCGGTTGCGTCTAGCTCTTCCCAGGGTTCGCAGGCTGTGGGTTCTATTGCTGGGCGTGTCCAGGTGGATGTTAAACTTCAGGGCCGTTCCCTCCAGATTTCCGGAGCTGACCGTGTAAATATGGTGATGTTCGACATGCAGGGCCGCCCTGTGGTGAACGTGCAGAATGTTCAGGGGGGTGTTGCCCTGGATAATCTTGCTACCGGTAGCTACATCGTGATGCTTCATATGGGATCCTCCAGTGTGATGAAACGAATCACCTTGAAGTAA
- a CDS encoding cellulase family glycosylhydrolase — protein MKRIFGFCLLLAASLFAAGPADVYGKLQAKEGMLYSAKTGQPVQLKGMSMFWDVWSSEFYTSSVIKNLVDKWKIEIIRVPHGVGGTKGGGPMANWQSVDETVIQAAIDNGIYVIIDFHSHEAHIQTDDAKAFFKTMASKWGKYPNVIFEIYNEPMGKNMWSTIKTYADQVIPVIRQNGGTDNLIIVGNSEYSIRPGEAVSNPIKDSNVAYTFHFYAGSHQLDGGSYDGAPTYRNGINQAIQAGLTVFVTEWGTVDASGNGGYNSSNSDAWLSYLDQKKISWCNWSVHSKDESASIFANQSSYTNPQNWSYDGYSESGKYVYNKLQDWAKVAPWRSGAVIPASSSSSVGGVVSGGKTNMFDDFEDLNKYAFTGGVWYAYTDKDDKGQSSIGNKVVVDDDGEGWTVVVPTDNSNSTKGMLAATGIKLVKGENEYAPYIALGINLNKDESAFDLTSCKTFSYKYKGAAHNFKVQSTKVENYNYHSTSFIDQGEWKTVTIDWADLVQGNWGAAEAETHFDISKFKNTVNKFAWEVKGDDDEPTTTLKYDYLYIDDFMCDGMSINVVATPSSSSSTPKSSSSTVVRSSSSVVKSSSSSVVASSSSVKPTSSATVAATGMVDDFEDGDNQAYTSGYWFAYNDKGDKGASTFANEEDVENGGYVVIFPATNGSTTMGGLKDIKLDQGGNAYDPYVALGLNLAKEDAAYDLSSCRSISYDYIGAAHNFKAILAGDGKGAVTSYDRHTAAVPASTSWTTASIAWADLEQAGWGEEVALSKNKVSAFHWEVKGESAVPNYLYVDNFKCEGLKIVAPASSSSATVKPRSSSSRGSVLDIGDIAALSRIGANLIGRSLQISGVSFANVDVFDMQGRPVKSFRNVQGEVSLESLATGNYIVRVRSGSDNMMKRVALK, from the coding sequence ATGAAAAGAATATTTGGTTTCTGCCTTTTGTTGGCAGCTTCGCTTTTTGCCGCAGGTCCTGCAGACGTGTATGGCAAGCTCCAGGCTAAAGAAGGCATGCTTTATAGTGCCAAGACTGGTCAGCCGGTCCAGCTTAAGGGTATGAGTATGTTCTGGGACGTATGGTCCTCTGAATTTTATACTTCCAGCGTGATCAAGAACTTGGTGGATAAGTGGAAGATTGAAATTATCCGCGTTCCTCATGGTGTCGGCGGTACAAAGGGCGGTGGCCCCATGGCCAACTGGCAGAGTGTTGACGAAACTGTCATTCAGGCAGCCATTGATAACGGTATTTATGTCATTATCGATTTCCATTCCCATGAGGCTCATATTCAAACTGACGATGCAAAGGCCTTCTTCAAGACCATGGCCAGCAAGTGGGGAAAATACCCCAACGTAATTTTTGAAATTTATAATGAACCCATGGGTAAAAACATGTGGAGTACTATCAAGACTTATGCGGATCAGGTTATTCCTGTGATTCGTCAGAATGGTGGTACCGACAACTTGATTATCGTGGGTAATAGCGAATATTCCATCCGTCCGGGTGAAGCTGTTTCTAATCCGATTAAGGATAGCAACGTTGCTTATACTTTCCATTTCTATGCCGGTTCCCACCAGTTGGATGGTGGCTCCTACGATGGCGCTCCCACCTATAGAAACGGAATCAACCAGGCAATTCAGGCTGGCCTCACCGTTTTCGTGACGGAATGGGGTACTGTGGACGCTAGCGGCAATGGCGGTTACAATTCTTCCAATTCTGACGCATGGCTGTCCTATCTTGACCAGAAGAAGATTTCCTGGTGCAACTGGTCCGTTCATAGCAAGGATGAAAGTGCATCTATCTTTGCCAATCAGTCTTCCTATACCAACCCGCAGAATTGGAGCTATGATGGCTACTCCGAGTCTGGTAAGTATGTCTACAACAAGTTGCAGGATTGGGCAAAGGTTGCTCCTTGGCGTTCCGGTGCTGTGATTCCCGCTTCCTCCTCTTCTAGCGTTGGTGGCGTCGTATCTGGTGGCAAGACCAACATGTTCGATGACTTTGAAGATTTGAACAAGTATGCCTTTACGGGTGGTGTCTGGTATGCCTATACCGATAAGGATGACAAGGGCCAGTCTTCCATTGGCAACAAGGTCGTTGTCGATGATGATGGAGAAGGCTGGACTGTGGTTGTCCCCACTGATAACAGCAACAGCACCAAGGGCATGTTGGCCGCTACAGGTATTAAGCTCGTTAAGGGTGAAAACGAATATGCTCCTTATATTGCCTTGGGTATTAACCTCAACAAGGATGAATCCGCTTTCGACTTGACTTCTTGCAAGACCTTCAGCTATAAGTACAAGGGCGCTGCCCATAACTTTAAGGTCCAGTCCACAAAGGTTGAAAACTACAATTATCACTCCACAAGCTTTATTGACCAGGGTGAATGGAAAACTGTGACCATCGATTGGGCTGATTTGGTTCAGGGCAATTGGGGTGCTGCAGAAGCTGAAACACACTTTGACATTTCCAAGTTCAAGAATACTGTGAACAAGTTTGCCTGGGAAGTGAAGGGTGACGATGACGAACCTACCACAACCTTGAAGTACGACTACCTCTACATTGACGATTTCATGTGCGATGGTATGTCTATCAACGTGGTCGCCACTCCCAGTTCTTCTAGTAGCACTCCGAAGTCTTCCAGCTCCACGGTTGTCCGTAGCTCCAGCTCTGTTGTAAAGTCCAGCAGTTCTTCTGTTGTCGCTTCCTCTAGCTCTGTTAAGCCTACTTCTAGCGCAACTGTTGCGGCAACTGGCATGGTGGATGACTTCGAAGACGGCGACAATCAGGCCTATACCAGCGGCTACTGGTTTGCCTATAACGATAAGGGCGACAAGGGCGCCTCTACCTTCGCAAATGAAGAAGATGTGGAAAATGGTGGTTACGTAGTAATCTTCCCGGCTACTAACGGCTCTACCACGATGGGTGGCCTTAAGGATATTAAGCTGGATCAGGGTGGAAATGCTTATGATCCGTATGTTGCTCTTGGCTTGAATCTTGCAAAGGAAGATGCTGCATATGATCTCTCCAGCTGCAGGTCCATTTCTTACGATTACATCGGTGCGGCCCATAATTTCAAGGCAATTCTTGCCGGCGATGGCAAGGGCGCGGTTACCAGTTATGACCGCCACACGGCAGCAGTTCCGGCTTCTACCTCCTGGACTACAGCTTCTATCGCATGGGCTGACCTGGAACAGGCTGGTTGGGGTGAAGAAGTTGCTCTCAGCAAGAATAAGGTTTCCGCATTCCACTGGGAAGTGAAGGGTGAATCCGCAGTTCCCAACTACCTCTATGTGGATAACTTCAAGTGCGAAGGCCTTAAGATCGTTGCTCCCGCAAGCAGTTCTAGCGCAACGGTGAAGCCCAGAAGCAGTTCCTCTAGAGGAAGTGTTCTGGATATCGGTGATATTGCCGCCCTCTCCAGGATTGGCGCTAACCTCATCGGTCGTTCTCTCCAGATTTCTGGCGTAAGCTTTGCAAATGTGGATGTGTTCGATATGCAGGGCCGTCCGGTAAAGAGTTTCCGTAATGTTCAGGGTGAAGTTTCTCTGGAAAGTCTGGCAACTGGTAACTACATCGTCCGTGTTCGTTCCGGTTCCGACAACATGATGAAACGTGTTGCGCTGAAATAA
- the mltG gene encoding endolytic transglycosylase MltG, with the protein MKKILLVLVLILALAAGAFLFYIQPNMEKTSNNQEIVLIQVPKGSSPTKVFHILKDNGIWDDELSYKMICRKIKPSLKAGWFEIPPNQTLPQVLAIIESGKNAVKKVTIPEGRASWEMPAYLKKSFPDLDENRWNSLVQDSKFAKSLGLEANTLEGYLLPDTYPFPIDANEETILKQMVAANLKLRDEFKAKSNGSMWSTLGSWHKVLTLASVVEEETGIPSERPLIAGVFHNRLRFGMPLGADPTVRFIFRNLTGPIYKSQLNSDSPYNTRKFKGLMPGPISNPGRKAIEAALFPATTDALYFVAKDDGSMTHFFSSTLADHNKYKDVAAKNRGEK; encoded by the coding sequence ATGAAGAAGATTTTACTTGTTTTAGTGCTTATTTTGGCCCTGGCAGCAGGTGCTTTCCTGTTTTACATCCAGCCAAACATGGAAAAAACCTCAAATAATCAAGAAATTGTCCTAATCCAGGTCCCCAAGGGAAGCTCCCCCACAAAAGTGTTCCATATCCTAAAAGACAACGGAATCTGGGATGACGAATTGTCCTATAAGATGATTTGCCGTAAAATAAAGCCGTCCTTGAAGGCCGGTTGGTTTGAAATCCCCCCGAACCAGACTCTACCCCAGGTCCTGGCCATTATTGAAAGCGGCAAGAATGCCGTCAAAAAGGTGACCATCCCCGAAGGTCGCGCCTCCTGGGAAATGCCTGCCTACCTGAAGAAGTCTTTTCCAGACCTGGACGAGAACCGCTGGAACTCCCTGGTCCAGGACAGCAAGTTCGCCAAATCCCTGGGACTCGAAGCTAACACCTTGGAAGGTTACCTCCTTCCGGACACGTACCCCTTCCCCATCGATGCCAACGAAGAAACCATCCTGAAGCAGATGGTGGCTGCAAACCTTAAACTCCGTGACGAGTTCAAGGCCAAGTCCAACGGCTCCATGTGGTCCACCCTGGGTAGCTGGCACAAGGTGCTTACTCTAGCAAGCGTGGTAGAAGAGGAAACCGGTATTCCTTCTGAACGCCCCCTCATTGCAGGAGTGTTCCACAACCGTCTTCGTTTCGGCATGCCCCTGGGTGCAGACCCCACCGTACGATTCATCTTCAGGAACCTGACAGGTCCTATCTACAAGAGCCAGCTGAACAGCGACAGTCCCTACAACACCCGTAAGTTCAAGGGCCTGATGCCCGGCCCCATTTCCAACCCGGGCCGCAAGGCAATCGAAGCTGCCCTCTTCCCCGCTACCACGGACGCTCTTTACTTCGTTGCCAAGGACGACGGTTCCATGACCCATTTCTTCAGCAGCACACTTGCCGACCATAACAAGTACAAGGACGTCGCCGCCAAGAACCGCGGAGAGAAATAA
- a CDS encoding cellulase family glycosylhydrolase, with amino-acid sequence MKKLFGFGILVAGLLASAFGANRIGPVSQYGQLQAGKNSSGKGQIYGACKGVSAGNEVQVQGMSLFWSIASDVGAPFWKDTYVNGLVEKQNIQVIRAPMGVDEDWSSGHYFSSGKTSYYQGLMNNVVQAAIANDIYVIIDYHSHHAHENVENAKTFFRTMAEKYGKYDNVIFEVYNEPLEGVSWSTIKTYAEAVISEIRKYSDNLVVVGNRSWDQYSSDAISSPINDKNVAYTFHFYAGSHSTNGEGANAVRAMNAGLSVFVTEWGTVDASGNGGFSKNNSATWLSWMNQHKLSGANWSVSNKPESASYFSGSAWNYSESGEWVNENVFAGLPKTYTACDGSTSPASSSSAASSSSVVLPAGYIDYIDDIEDGDSLAYTGGVWYAYNDNENGASSTFSNATNKDGYKVVLAGSTAGNISKNVAGLTGVKLNQGSYEYDPFVALGVKLNADESAYDLSKCNTISYKYRGAAHNFKAEDTAVKDYGYHQIAMAGSSDWTTAEISWDELLQDSWPDPVALSKSRINKFTWEIKGSQPFLNYLYIDDVRCSGWSIKKPSTTAASSSSVNSSSSSAVSSSSVASSSSRTPLVTTFSTTDKTVQSVVAGDAIEPIVYTFENVTDISASGLPNGITAKLDETAKTYTLSGKVDATSGTHDYAYTISVTGVDENKTVTGTIKVTRAPVVTTFSTTDKTVQSVVAGDAIEPIVYTFENVTNISVSGLPVGIKAVLNETAKTYTLSGTVDAESGTFDYKYVISVTGVDENKTATGTIKVTRAPVKTTFTTTSETEQSVVAGDMIEPIVFKYENMKSISATGMPKGLTSSLDEKAKTYTISGKIDASSATHDYEISIAVTGVDENTSAKVLIKVTALPPASSSSVESSSSEEPVVSSSSEIPPVSSSSVVVASSSSEPAEESSSSSIALEISSSSETVSSSSVATYVISGSLDQTVAIGGEIEPIVITGVEKSSRKSWNINFLSFPQQATDGQVVISGTVASWAPVKAYVDTIKVNGELLFFNLTVLPKSSSSAKSSSSEKPLESSSSVEVPPQSSSSLSGLSSSSEQPVISSSSSLSEISSSSVEQPQESSSSDMEGPLTIAGIRSMLNLGFSGNALTVSANNGSVKIQIFDLMGNAIESRMERVSGSYVMNLEHLNKGSYLVRVVSGSLIKSARIAIK; translated from the coding sequence ATGAAAAAGCTTTTTGGTTTCGGTATTCTGGTAGCGGGTCTTTTGGCTTCCGCTTTTGGTGCAAACCGCATTGGTCCTGTAAGTCAGTATGGTCAACTTCAGGCTGGAAAAAATTCCAGCGGCAAGGGTCAGATTTATGGCGCCTGTAAGGGTGTTTCCGCAGGCAACGAAGTTCAGGTTCAGGGAATGAGCCTGTTCTGGAGCATTGCTAGTGATGTGGGCGCTCCCTTCTGGAAAGATACTTATGTTAACGGGCTGGTGGAAAAACAGAATATCCAGGTGATTCGCGCCCCCATGGGCGTGGATGAAGATTGGAGTTCTGGCCATTACTTCTCTAGCGGTAAGACAAGTTATTACCAAGGCTTGATGAACAATGTGGTCCAGGCTGCAATCGCTAATGATATTTACGTCATTATCGACTACCACTCTCATCATGCGCACGAAAATGTCGAAAATGCCAAGACCTTTTTTAGGACGATGGCAGAAAAGTACGGTAAGTATGATAACGTAATCTTTGAAGTATATAACGAGCCTTTGGAAGGCGTTAGCTGGAGTACGATTAAAACTTACGCTGAAGCCGTTATTTCTGAAATCCGTAAGTATTCCGATAACCTCGTTGTTGTGGGCAATCGTTCCTGGGACCAGTATTCTAGCGATGCAATTTCTAGTCCCATTAACGACAAGAACGTTGCTTATACATTCCATTTCTATGCAGGATCCCATTCCACTAATGGCGAAGGTGCCAATGCGGTCAGGGCTATGAACGCTGGCCTTTCCGTATTCGTTACGGAATGGGGCACTGTTGACGCTTCCGGTAATGGCGGCTTCAGCAAAAACAATAGCGCCACATGGCTTTCCTGGATGAACCAGCATAAACTTTCCGGTGCAAACTGGTCTGTATCCAATAAGCCTGAATCCGCATCTTACTTTAGCGGTTCTGCATGGAACTATTCCGAAAGTGGCGAGTGGGTAAACGAAAACGTTTTTGCGGGACTTCCCAAGACTTATACCGCTTGCGACGGCTCAACGAGTCCAGCTTCCAGTAGTTCCGCAGCTAGTTCCTCCAGTGTTGTTTTGCCTGCTGGCTATATCGATTATATTGACGACATTGAAGATGGAGACTCCCTGGCATATACTGGTGGTGTCTGGTATGCCTATAATGATAACGAAAATGGAGCCTCATCTACTTTCAGCAATGCAACCAATAAGGATGGTTATAAGGTTGTTCTTGCTGGGTCTACTGCTGGAAATATCTCCAAGAATGTGGCTGGCCTAACAGGCGTTAAATTGAATCAGGGTTCCTACGAATACGATCCGTTTGTTGCTCTTGGCGTGAAACTGAATGCGGATGAATCTGCTTACGATCTTTCCAAGTGCAATACCATTAGCTACAAGTATAGGGGTGCCGCTCATAATTTCAAGGCTGAAGATACTGCGGTAAAGGATTATGGTTATCATCAGATTGCCATGGCTGGTTCTTCTGATTGGACTACGGCGGAAATTTCCTGGGATGAACTTCTCCAGGATTCCTGGCCGGATCCGGTGGCACTTTCCAAGAGCCGTATCAATAAATTCACCTGGGAAATCAAGGGCAGTCAGCCGTTCCTGAACTATCTCTACATTGATGACGTCCGTTGCAGTGGCTGGTCCATTAAGAAACCGTCCACAACTGCAGCAAGTTCTAGCAGCGTGAATTCCAGTTCCAGTTCTGCAGTATCCAGCAGCTCTGTCGCTAGTTCCAGCTCTCGTACTCCGCTGGTGACCACGTTCTCCACAACAGACAAGACTGTACAGTCTGTTGTAGCAGGCGATGCCATCGAGCCAATTGTCTATACCTTTGAAAACGTAACGGACATTTCTGCTTCAGGTTTACCGAATGGCATTACGGCAAAGCTGGATGAAACTGCAAAGACCTATACTCTCAGCGGCAAGGTTGATGCAACTTCAGGAACTCATGATTATGCCTATACCATTTCCGTTACCGGTGTAGATGAAAACAAGACTGTCACTGGAACCATCAAGGTGACACGCGCTCCTGTAGTGACCACATTCTCTACAACAGACAAGACTGTACAGTCTGTTGTAGCAGGCGATGCCATCGAGCCAATTGTCTATACCTTTGAAAACGTAACGAACATCTCTGTATCAGGTTTGCCTGTTGGAATTAAAGCAGTCCTGAATGAAACTGCAAAGACCTACACTCTTAGCGGAACGGTTGATGCCGAATCCGGAACCTTCGATTACAAGTACGTCATTTCCGTTACCGGTGTAGATGAAAATAAGACTGCAACGGGAACCATCAAGGTAACCCGCGCTCCTGTGAAGACCACGTTCACCACTACTAGCGAGACGGAACAGTCTGTAGTTGCAGGTGACATGATTGAACCCATTGTTTTCAAGTACGAAAACATGAAGAGTATTTCTGCAACGGGAATGCCTAAAGGTTTGACGAGTTCTTTGGATGAAAAAGCAAAGACTTATACCATTAGCGGTAAGATTGATGCCTCTAGCGCAACTCATGATTATGAAATTTCCATCGCTGTTACCGGTGTGGATGAAAATACTTCCGCAAAGGTTCTCATCAAGGTAACCGCTCTTCCGCCGGCATCTTCTTCCAGCGTGGAATCTTCCTCCAGCGAAGAGCCTGTTGTTTCCAGCTCTAGCGAAATCCCTCCAGTCTCTAGCTCCAGTGTGGTGGTCGCATCTTCCAGCAGTGAACCTGCTGAGGAAAGTTCCAGTAGCAGTATTGCTCTTGAAATTTCCAGCTCCAGCGAGACGGTTTCCTCCAGCAGTGTCGCGACTTATGTGATTTCTGGTAGCCTGGATCAGACGGTTGCAATTGGCGGAGAGATTGAACCGATTGTGATTACGGGCGTGGAAAAATCCTCTCGCAAGTCCTGGAACATCAACTTCCTTTCCTTCCCCCAGCAGGCTACGGATGGACAGGTGGTCATTTCTGGCACGGTTGCCTCCTGGGCTCCTGTGAAGGCTTATGTGGATACCATTAAGGTGAATGGTGAATTGCTCTTCTTCAACTTGACGGTACTTCCCAAGTCTTCCAGTTCCGCGAAGTCTTCCTCCAGCGAAAAGCCTCTGGAATCCAGCAGTTCCGTCGAAGTTCCACCGCAGTCCTCTAGCAGCCTGTCCGGACTCTCCAGCAGCAGCGAACAGCCTGTAATTTCTTCTAGCAGCAGCTTGTCGGAAATTTCCAGCAGCTCCGTGGAACAGCCCCAGGAATCCTCCAGCTCCGACATGGAAGGCCCGCTGACTATCGCAGGTATTCGTTCCATGCTGAACCTTGGTTTCTCTGGCAATGCCCTGACGGTTTCCGCAAACAATGGGTCCGTCAAGATTCAGATCTTTGACCTGATGGGTAACGCTATTGAATCCCGTATGGAACGAGTTTCCGGATCCTACGTCATGAATCTGGAACACTTGAATAAGGGTAGCTATCTGGTTCGTGTTGTTAGCGGCAGCCTGATCAAGAGCGCTCGTATTGCAATCAAGTAA